A single region of the Denticeps clupeoides chromosome 18, fDenClu1.1, whole genome shotgun sequence genome encodes:
- the gask1b gene encoding Golgi-associated kinase 1B, translated as MEPRPPQPAGVSFALLRWSCYSFSRISGCLRRSRAARRNVVVAAACCVYLLFALHQVGQTALPGEGRARSGHHRTGRGVGRIHESSNDRSGTWDPQKTRGRGGDALLATRSNVVYITLKSKRMKPAVIRGTVRPKLRRKVGRTRAPGDVGAEGRAGGVNGTYRTAAGDAGLDIKAVRDAGDNPAGSSIRVYSDKAPPWFSRGDIDAMRFLADAAITRVENVESVGSFLLFQSPAGGAPVVGNNRTDDGDLCPGRCGVVKGPVDLSEVFAFHLDRVLRLNMSLPAVARRFHVRGGSRPCPIVLWDSSLSPVGREAWPGQPITWGSYQSILKHKCWHRGVVPKPHWECPDIHHFEWSKLALFDFLLQVYERLDRNCCGFRPRPEDSCVELGHHKGCSDQDSAELVNIAHRKHDRRHLVFVNNKGFFDRAEDNLDFKLLEGIKELPDRAITVLSSQRLRERLLQSLFLDQLYWESQGGRYGIEKLIDVIEGRAKVLLTYINAHGVKVIPMNT; from the exons ATGGAGCCGCGCCCTCCGCAGCCGGCAGGCGTCAGTTTTGCTCTTCTTCGCTGGTCCTGCTACTCCTTTTCGCGGATATCGGGCTGTCTGCGCCGCTCCCGTGCAGCCCGGCGCAATGTCGTTGTCGCCGCTGCCTGCTGCGTCTACTTGCTCTTCGCGCTCCATCAAGTCGGACAGACGGCGCTGCCCGGCGAGGGTCGAGCGCGGAGCGGTCACCATCGGACAGGCAGAGGGGTCGGCCGGATCCACGAGTCCAGTAATGACCGATCGGGGACCTGGGACCCCCAGAAGACCAGAGGCCGGGGTGGGGACGCGCTGCTGGCCACCCGGTCCAACGTGGTGTACATCACCCTGAAAAGCAAGCGCATGAAGCCTGCTGTCATCCGGGGTACAGTTAGACCGAAACTACGGAGGAAAGTGGGCAGAACTCGCGCGCCCGGGGACGTGGGCGCAGAAGGGCGCGCAGGCGGCGTCAATGGCACGTACAGGACAGCAGCTGGGGACGCCGGGCTTGACATTAAAGCCGTCCGCGATGCCGGGGACAATCCTGCCGGCAGCTCCATACGGGTGTACAGCGACAAAGCCCCGCCGTGGTTCAGCAGAGGGGACATCGATGCCATGCGCTTCCTGGCGGACGCCGCGATTACGCGCGTGGAAAACGTGGAGTCCGTCGGCTCGTTCCTGCTGTTCCAAAGCCCCGCCGGTGGAGCTCCGGTGGTGGGAAATAATCGCACGGACGACGGGGACCTGTGCCCGGGACGCTGCGGTGTCGTCAAGGGACCCGTGGACTTGAGCGAAGTGTTCGCTTTTCACTTGGACAGGGTCCTGCGGCTTAACATGAGCCTGCCTGCCGTCGCCAGGAGATTCCACGTCCGGGGAG GGAGTCGGCCCTGTCCCATTGTTCTGTGGGATTCCAGCCTGAGCCCAGTGGGAAGGGAGGCATGGCCAGGCCAGCCAATAACATGGGGATCCTACCAAAGCATCCTCAAGCACAAATGCTGGCACAGGGGTGTCGTGCCCAAGCCACACTGGGAGTGCCCTGACATTCATCACTTTGAGTGGAGCAAGCTGGCGCTCTTTGATTTCCTCTTACAG GTCTATGAAAGACTGGACAGGAACTGTTGTGGGTTCAGACCCCGCCCTGAAGACTCCTGCGTTGAGCTTGGACACCACAAAGGCTGTTCTGACCAGGACAGTGCAGAACTGGTCAACATCGCGCACCGGAAGCACGACCGGAGACACTTGGTGTTCGTCAACAACAAGGGATTCTTCGACAGAGCCGAGGACAATCTGGACTTTAAACTGTTGGAAGGAATCAAGga ACTCCCTGACCGAGCCATCACTGTACTGAGCAGTCAGAGACTGCGGGAGAGGCTGCTGCAATCTctgttcctggatcagctgTACTGGGAAAGCCAGGGGGGACGGTATGGGATCGAGAAGCTCATCGATGTGATTGAGGGACGAGCCAAAGTGCTTCTCACCTACATCAATGCCCACGGTGTTAAAGTCATACCCATGAACACGTGA
- the tmem144b gene encoding transmembrane protein 144b has translation MSSAAFCVLLVSFLFHLKSALSVKEETAGLELDTDNSSEHGVQASAYLSDHTYGFVACLLSIVLYGSYLLPVKKLENGDGMFFQWTSCVAIWIVGTVGDMALGSPKIHPLAMLGGALWATGNVAAIHVVKLIGLALGVLLWGSSGLLMGWASSRFGWFGTKPEEVPYPMLNYCGAALCALSSVIFFFVKSDVRSHLSSETTPLLFDRSTGPANSWMDSIAPKTKRIIGCCLAILCGLFYGSSFVPVLYIKHHSSSNVSRFTGSSQYNLDYCFAQCNGVFLASSVYFLIYCIGMKNRPRVYPRAILPGFLTGTMWAVATYSWFMASNYLSAVVTFPIVSAALFGSLPGDEVISKRSN, from the exons ATGTCTTCTGCAGCATTTTGTGTCCTCCTGGTCTCTTTCCTCTTTCATTTGAAATCTGCGCTCTCTGTCAAAGAGGAGACAGCGG GATTAGAGCTGGATACAGACAACAGCAGTGAACATGGAGTGCAGGCCTCGGCGTATCTCTCAGATCACACTTACGGCTTTGTGGCCTGCCTGCTTTCCATTGTGCTTTATGGGAGCTACTTGCTTCCCGTGAAGAAACTGGAGAATGGTGACG GCATGTTTTTTCAGTGGACCAGCTGTGTAGCCATATGGATTGTTGGTACCGTTGGCGACATGGCCCTCGGCTCGCCGAAGATCCATCCGCTGGCCATGTTGGGAGGGGCCCTGTGGGCGACAG GAAACGTTGCTGCTATTCATGTGGTGAAGTTGATTGGCCTTGCTCTGGGGGTTCTCCTGTGGGGATCTAGTGGGTTGCTGATGGGCTGGGCAAGCTCAag ATTTGGTTGGTTTGGAACGAAGCCTGAGGAGGTTCCTTATCCCATGTTGAACTATTGTGGAGCTGCCTTGTGTGCTTTAAG CTCAGTCATATTCTTCTTTGTGAAAAGTGACGTGCGATCTCATTTGTCCTCTGAAACCACACCCCTGCTTTTTGACCGG AGCACCGGACCTGCAAATTCATGGATGGACTCCATCGCACCAAAGACCAAGCGGATCAT aggctgCTGCCTTGCTATTTTGTGTGGACTCTTTTACGGCTCGTCCTTTGTACCGGTTCTATACATTAAGCACCATTCCTCGAGCAACGTCAGCCGCTTTACAGGGTCCAGTCAGTACA ATCTTGACTACTGCTTCGCTCAGTGCAACGGAGTTTTCCTCGCAAGCTCAGTTTATTTTCTAATCTACTGTATCGGCATGAAAAACAGGCCTCGGGTGTATCCCAGAGCCATCCTACCAG GATTCTTGACTGGGACCATGTGGGCAGTCGCCACTTACTCTTGGTTCATGGCGAGCAACTACCTCAGTGCAGTCGTAACTTTTCCTATTGTTTCTGCG GCTCTTTTTGGCTCACTGCCTGGAGACGAGGTCATATCCAAACGTAGCAACTAG